Part of the Arvicanthis niloticus isolate mArvNil1 chromosome 2, mArvNil1.pat.X, whole genome shotgun sequence genome, GACCCCAACCTGGACCCACCCCTAAcccagcccaccccacccctaccctgtcTCCACagctctctccatctctgcctcccttgtgTCCCTGGCCTGGACACTGGCATCCTACCAGAAGGTGCTGAGAGACTCAAGAGATGACAAGCGGCCTCTGTCCTACAAGGGTGCTGTGGTCCAAGTGCTGTGGCACCTGTTCACCATTGCAGCCCGAACCCTGGCCTTTGCCCTCTTTGCCAGTGTCTACAAACTCTACTTTGGCATCTTCATCGTAGCCCACTGGTGCATCATGACCTTCTGGGTTATCCAGGGTGAGACAGACTTCTGTATGTCCAAGTGGGAGGAGATCATCTACAATATGGTGGTGGGTATCATCTACATCTTCTGCTGGTTCAACGTCAAGGAGGGCCGCAGCCGCCGCCGCGTCACCCTCTACTACTGCATCGTGCTGCTAGAGAACGCAGCGCTCACTGGCTTCTGGTACTCCAGCCGCAACTTCTCCACGGACTTCTACTCACTCATCCTGGTCTGTGTGGTGGCCTCCAGTTTTGCGTTGGGCATATTCTTCATGTGTGTCTATTACTGTCTCCTGCACCCCAATGGCCCCATGCTGGGTCCCCAGGCACCTGGTTGCATCTTCCCTGAGGCCCCAGGGCCTTGTGGCCCTCCAACTGATGCCATCACAAGTCCGCCAAGGTCTCTGCCGAGGACTACAGGCACTGAGCGGGATGGGGCCGCAGGGGGAGGTGAGCGAGCGGGGACCCCTACACCACCTGTCTTCCAGGTGCGACCCGGTTTGCCTCCCACGCCAGTGGCTCGCCCCTTGCGGACAGAGGGGCCTGTCATTCGGATTGACTTGCCTAGGAAAAAGTACCCAGCATGGGATGCTCATTTTATTGACCGCCGGCTCCGGAAGACCATCCTGGCACTGGAGTATTCCTCACCTGCCACACCCCGGTTGCAGTACCGGAGCATGGGCACCTCCCAGGAGCTGCTGGAGTATGAGACCACAGTATAGGCGCAGTCGGCCTCCCAAAAGGGACAGGCTTGGCTGACCCCACATTGACCACAGTGTTGAGTCTGGATTTTTCAGGGCCACCAGGCTAAGTGGGAGTAGATCTTTGGATCCAAGAATGGTCCCACCATTAGGATCCCTTAGGGTAGAGGGCAACCCCGTAGAGGCCCTAGGCCTCATTTTAAACCCTGTG contains:
- the Xkr7 gene encoding XK-related protein 7, with the translated sequence MAAKSDGAAAVAGPGPEGPAGADRGGAGGRGEAAAGIPGPGPVEAGCPGPRYELRDCCWVLCALLVFFSDGATDLWLAASYYLQGQSTYFGLTLLFVLLPSLVVQLLSFRWFVYDYSEPAGTPGPVVSTKDSDITGAAISTKDSAVAFRTKEGSPELVPRPAPSSAGTYRRRCCRLCVWLLQTLVHLLQLGQVWRYLRALYLGLQSRWRGERLRRHFYWRMLFESADVSMLRLLETFLRSAPQLVLQLSLLVHHGREPELLTALSISASLVSLAWTLASYQKVLRDSRDDKRPLSYKGAVVQVLWHLFTIAARTLAFALFASVYKLYFGIFIVAHWCIMTFWVIQGETDFCMSKWEEIIYNMVVGIIYIFCWFNVKEGRSRRRVTLYYCIVLLENAALTGFWYSSRNFSTDFYSLILVCVVASSFALGIFFMCVYYCLLHPNGPMLGPQAPGCIFPEAPGPCGPPTDAITSPPRSLPRTTGTERDGAAGGGERAGTPTPPVFQVRPGLPPTPVARPLRTEGPVIRIDLPRKKYPAWDAHFIDRRLRKTILALEYSSPATPRLQYRSMGTSQELLEYETTV